The Tripterygium wilfordii isolate XIE 37 chromosome 18, ASM1340144v1, whole genome shotgun sequence nucleotide sequence ATGTGGGAACTGGGGTTGATTCAGTACCAGGCCACCCATTAAGTGGCCAATCAGTATCTGACCAGATATAGTCTGATTGATCTCTGAAAGGCATCCCATCatcccaattaaaaaaaattatgccctgaagaaaaaaaaagattgtaaTGCATAAGTACATCAATGATACATGAAATACTAGTCCTGaatatttaaaacattttatatAGTCAATATAACTAAAATAACTGGTTCAGATAAATTGAAAAAAGAGCATTGAAATGAAAGAATAAAAGAGGGACGACATTTTGCTGGAGGCATCCACAGAAGTAGGAAAAGTTGATAACATTACCATGCATAAAAGGGAAACCCATCAGACCACACCTTTCCTAGACATACAAGCATACAAATCTTGGAACACTTACCAAATAATAGTTGTTAActatttattcttttatttttcaattcgaAGAGAGCTTGAACGACTATTGAAAATTTACCTCCACTAACTATTATCTTCAATAAGTGATGTCATAGTTGTCAAAAGTGCCAAAGCGCACGCTTTAAGCGAGAAGCGAGGCGGAGCGCACGAGTCGCACCTCGCTTCATTGCGCTTGGGCAGGTGCACGGAAACATGCTGAGGAGTGCACTTTTCACAAAGCGCACACCTTGCATGTTTCAGGTGATTAACATGTATTGGACCtccatttttgttgttcttgggATTTTCTGCACTTTGAGAAGCCCAAcgtgagaaagaaagaaaaaaaatatccaAGGAGAAAAATGCTACGACAACTCTCGAATACTCTACTCGATCTATTGCTTGCCCTAGACACAGGAGGTCCGAGGAAACCACCAGATACTGAAGGAGGAAGACCACCCAACGTCGGCTAACCGTTAGCACGGAATCCAACAGGTAGGCAAATCCATTTTCCACTACACGTGAGCAATGAAGAACATAATAATAAGCATTCAAATAACTACCCGAAAGACTTCATTAATGACGAAACACGGAATTTTAACACTTCAAAACAGAAGTTAGAATTCAATGTACAGGGACAAACCTTTCTGTTGCTAGCAACCGCAGCTTGTCGTTGATCAATAGAATTGACACATATTGCCTGATCAAAGTTGAATAAGTCAGAGCAGGATGTAATGGACAACAAAAAATTATGTCAGTGTTTGGAAACTTTAATTTTAAACAGGTCCTATTTCAATGACTCAGCCTTTGTTCCGAGATAATAAATATATGTCGTGAATAAAAAATGCAAGTGAAACAGATGAAGAAGAATAGTTACCTCCAAAAGCTCCCCATTTCTTTTGCATATTTCTTTTGGGTTTTGGAAATAACACAAACCATTGGAGGGGGTTGTATCTTTCTGCCAGAAATTTAGGAAACTAAGGGCATTTCGAAATAGACCCTTGACAGATGATTCAACTTCACCGCTAGCAGGACTGCTGCTATGATTAAGTTGGTGATCATAAATTTTCTCCACTCCATGCTGTTCCGTGATGCTTTTATATATGTCAATCCAACTTCTAATGGACTTATGGCTGAAAAAATGGGATGTATTAATTTTTTCTTGCTCAAAACCTTTAGATATCAAGTTAGGATCGGCACATTTATCCCATAAGATGTCAAAAACCTGTAAGTCATCATTGTTGATCCTTACGTCCACAGTTGGAGTACCCTGATTTATAGGCTGATGGCATAGCTTCGTGTTGGAACCCCCTAACCATTGCAGAATCGATATGTTCAATCCATTCTCAACTTTCTGATGCAGGATTAACGCAAGCCGTTTCACATGATAATAAGAAATAAGTTCAAGAGAGGTCTTCAGTAACTTAGCCAATATTAAACAGCAGAACTTGGTCTCTTCTTCTATGCTCGCACAATCAGATTCAAAACTCGAAGGACCAGAAGCCCAGGGAGAACATTTTCCATGGGTTGCGCTAGCAAAGAAACCGTCTTCAAATTTAATTGACATCAATTGCAGCTGGTGATTCAGAAAATTATACATATGTTGCCATAGACATACCCCTATGACATGCCATTTTTCATCTTCTGAAATTGAATGTACCACATCTCCACATTTCTTATCTGGAATGGATTCAAGAACCGGGAGGCCCTTTCTTACATCATCAATTGATAAATCCCGACCTAACTCTGGAATTTGAAGCAAGAGCTGTCTCAGATTCACCATATCAACTTCATAAGGAGTATGGCCATTGGTAAACGTGATCAAGATAGGTTCTACAACTAGAAAGAGACTTTTTGGATTCCTATGAAGCCAAGCAGATGCAAACTCCAAATAATATTCAAATAAATCAAGAATAACGAGGGGTTTCGTTATGACATCTTCAGTCATGTAGCCAGAGAAAATCATCAAAGCAGCTCTTAAACTCTGTAGGGACAGTCTGACACCTCGTACACACAGTCCTGAGGAATCTATGCACGGATTCCTTACTCCACATGGCACATCATTCTCAGTATAACAAGGTTTTAACTGAAGGGAACTTACACCACAAGCAACTATAAAACGTGAAAATAACAAGGAGATATCTTCAGTTGCCTTCAAAAGTGGCTTCCGCAGAAGAGGGTATAAGAAACTAACTCGATGACTCTTTGCTTGTGAGGGGTCTTCAGAAATATATTCAACCAACAAATCGTAACCAATAACAGATAATCCTTTATGGCACAACCACACTAAAATCTGCAAAACATAGCAATATGAATCAGTCCTCCAGGATGATCTCGATGAAGTCAGAAAAGCATTAGCCTTAAAAGTTAATTAGAAGTGAAATCTATAGTCTGTAAAGCACAGACCATTCTGAGCAAACTTGAAGAAGCCAAAGAAAACTTCCGCTCAATCTCTGCAACGGCTGTGAATAGCTTGTGTCGAAAATTTTCAGTTACAAGTTGATAAATATCATAGTCAAGGGAGTATGATTTAGCTCCGGCAGGTCCTACATCAGGGTCAGGAAAAGAAGGATGCTCTCTCATCAGCTCTGAGAGATACTGAACAGCCAAATCTAACTTAGCATGGGATTCCAGATGCAAAGCCACATCACAAGATAGCCAGTTAAAGGAATTACTGGCAGAAATATTTGGAGTTTCAGGTAGAGTTTGATGAGCTTCAGCATCAGATACACTCCCTTGATCTGTATTCCCAAGAGTGCTCGAAGAAGTTGAAAGgctttccaaagcttcaagctTAGAATAAGCAATAAGAAATACAATTATATTTCAAGTTAGAAGTACTAATAACCTCAGTCGAATATCAAAAGTTAAAATGAATGAAGCAACACATGTAGCCACATACCACCCAGACCAtgtttctttcttatttttaatgGAAAGAGATATAAATGAAATTACTAATGAAGGCCATGAATGGGGTACGCCACCTAATTACAACTGAAAAAATGTCTACTACATTAAGTAGTATCATCTCATTTACAATAAACTTTCAATGAACCAAAGCAAAGGGGTTGTAACACTTATTCTTTACAACTGTTAAGCTAGTTTCCATCCCTTCAAATACTCCGTTATTTGTTTCTTTCCGACTGACCCAGCAAGCAAAATAGAGTTATTGAGTCCAATagttttccttgtttattttctaCTGCGATGAAATTTCCAAGCCTTTAACTCATCATCAATGGTCCAGCTACCACCCATGTGATGCCCATAAATTTGCAGACACTTTGCAAAATTTTCCTTGACCAAACATCATCTAAATATCAGAGATGTAGGGGGGGGAAGAAAAGCCACTTTAGTGGGTACTTTGGCTTCCAAGACCTGTCAAGAAGGAAGAGGTGTGTGGATGCAAAACTTTCCTTGACCAAACACCATCTAAAGTAGGGGTTAATGAATACCTGATTTATACATTGGATAACGAGTCAATACTATACAAGGACTTGGAATAACCTCGTGAAATGCCTTTTGAATACAAAATGTGAGGTCAGTTTACCAAACTTTGGTCAGATAtttacaaaaaacaaaaaaaaaaaattccatgatTGAATCGTGCAAAGGTAAGAACAGCTGCCCTTTTTCCAAGACACGAATGTGACATCAACAGTATAACAGCGTGACAAAACTAAAATCTAAATGTATGAGAGCAAACACACAAAAACGGGGTTGGTACGTATGACCAAATTTTAAGCATGTCAACATTTTGTCAACAGATACATAAGCATTAATGCAACAATGATAAAGATGCAATAAACTTAAACTAGAACAGGCAAATATATACTCCTCCAAAAACAGTCAACATAACTAGAAAAGGTAACATAAACTTACAGGAAGACCACATCGATTCAAGGCAGAAGCTATCATCAAGTTTGCCCAACGACCAAAAATTACAGCATTTCTCTCCCCAATTGCATTCCTCATGCAATTTTTGGTCACTAGTGTAAGGCAATACAGACCAATACTGGGATCcataaaagcaacatgattGGCTGAAATTGCACTCAAGTCGATTATGCTCTCTTGAAGACCAAGCATGCTTAGAAAAGACTTAAAGTAATTCCCTAATACCCACTGCAAAACAAGAGAGCTAATTATGAGTAAAGATTTTAAAGAAATGGGTAGTTATGTAACATGCCACTACACTCAATAATGTCTTTTCAAAACACATCAAGCGCATACGTTGCATATTATATGataacacatacatacatacataaatatgcgaatacgtatatacatatacatacatatatatatatatatatgtgtgtgtgtgtgtgtatatatatatatgtatatgtatagacagagagagaatgagagagagatCCATATTTGAGGCACCTCTAGCAGGCTGACAAGCCAATTATCGCCTCTCTCAATTGCAGATGGAATCATGAACTTTGTTAAGAAGTGATGCTCGGATGGTCCACCAGGGCCCTCAATAAGTCTACAAATTACCACTGCAAGCTGTTCATCCTTAAGATTCTTGGCACAAACACTAATTGCGGAAGAAGTATCACCAGCAAGCAGAAAGAAAGCAATAGCCAGCTGAAACTGATGTCTTCCCATTAAAACATAAGCATTTTTTAAAGCAGCTGCCTTATTTTTATCATCCTGCAACAATAATTATGCAACTTAAGATTGAAATCAAAACCCCCCAAAGAAAGGAGGACACGACAAAACAAAGATTGGTTTGCATAGAGGGGCCCGCACAAGTGTGCCTAGGTATATACACAAAGAGGCCCATATTAGAAGTACAGGTGGAAGACAAATTGACATGAAAAATGGTGCAAAAAGAAGTGGCTGGGAAGCTTCTCTCAAAATGAATCTTCCCTTCATAACTATATAATGACAAGTGTATAACTTTCCATAATACCTGAAAATTGCGAGTAAGAAACCCCACCAAGGGTTTATCTTTCTCATCCCTGCTGATTTTAAAAAGACCAGTCAAAACTTGAAGTCTGTTTAACGCAATATAAAGAAGTGCACATTCCTTGGGGTCTTTTCTTTTCAGATACTGCAGCCTTGCTAGCTTCTCCATCTACAACACAGAAACCTCCATCAGCACTGATTAGCTAAAAGAAAGTATCTCTCTTCCTCTCATGAAGCCacaatctttcttttttttaatgtcaaaacaataaataatcaGCAGCATAGCTCTCAGACGTAAAATATATacctttaataaaaaaaaatagatgtaAAATACATGCCAAAATTTACAGGCAGTAGCCACAAtgataaggaaaagaaaacgcCCTTCAgcataaaaggtaaacaaatcCCACTCACATCCAGCATCGTGAATAAATTCAATAAAATACCCAATCATACAAAACAGCTTAACGTGACTATAAATCTGTCACTAAATCATGAACTCAGTGAATGCATCAGACCAAGGCACCACTAGTAAGGTGTTCCTGAAAGGGTTTAATTagcttccgcaatttaaacccccatttaTTGTTACCCTAAGAGTGAgaatttgtgtgtgtttgttgttgcacCAAGTATGGGATtttgtgagagtagccctagtgttgggcctcattTGTTGGCCGTCGGATCGTCCAACCCCACGTGAGGGGGAGTATTAGAATATGTAAAAATGATgcgaaatgccccaacccaacaagttaacttattgggttgaatggaaaAATAAGTAATCTTAACACTATTAAAGCACAAAGATGAGCGTTGACTGCGGATATCAATGCAGGATTGAAATCTGTCAGGTACACCAAAGCTTGGAATTCATTCGAAACAAGCATCAAAAACAGGTCTTTAAACAATTTGATACATCATTGGTAGGCCCACATACTACGTTGACTATATGCTATCAAAATTTAGCATGCTGAAAAACATATAAAGCATGCTAGATTGTAACTAGAGCCTAATAGGCTAATAGCCTATCAACCCGGCAAAATATGTTCTTATATGGGGATCTTACTCAATTCAGACAGAAAAAGCAAACATTTATATCTTCAAGGCATACTTTATAACAGGAACACGTCCCTAAAAAAGGGATCCCTCAGTTCTTGTAAAACTAATGATCAAGCCATTCAGATAGTGAATGGCATTAATAATACCTAATTACAATCATTCTACCCTAATGACAATCATTCTAAATTGGCTAGAGATTGCAAAGAAAATTACAGTCCAGGAAAGATGAAGTTTTTGTCACAGGTAATGGGTGAATCAAGCTGCTCACCCAATTGATTGCATAAAAGAAGATAGTACTAATGGCTAGAAAAATTACCCTTGTGCGCAATTGTGTTACGTTGGTAAACCAATATCCAACTCCCAGTGCCCGCATTTGTTGCCAGGATGGCTCACTTGGAAGAAATGCATCAAACAATGTTTCCTGGCAGTCAGAGTGAAAGGCCCACCCAATCAGTGCAGAGTCAACTACCAACTCCTCGGTAGACACCACTTTTTCAAAACTTCTGAAAGAATACAGTTGCTGAAATCTTAATGCGACCCAAAACCTTCAGATGGACGAAAGAAAAATTGGTATCAGAAACATATTACAAGCTTAGTAATAACATATAAAAGTAAACAAAACGCAAGTATAGCGATTTACATCATAATATAATTTAGAAGATAATTGGCAGATAACCATTCATTGCAGGGTAAgacaaaatataatttcaaaacgTATAATTAAGTATATAAATGACAAAACAACATCAACTGTAATAGCATAAGCACAAGCTTCCTTCCTGTAATAAAGAAATATCTTTATCCACATCTTTTATCTTAAATTTCCCAAGCCCCAAGGACTCAATGGACCGCAATCCTATTTTTACTTTTAATGGCTACAAATTGATGTGTGCACGGTAAGAAATCAAAATCCCATCCTCACCAGATATCAGACACTGCAGCTATACTGGTACAGGCCCAAAATGAAAGCCATTCATGGCCACTAGGATTAGAAGAAATAAGGGGGGGAAAACATGCTATAATTAGTACCAAATTGACATTAATAACACTGGTAAGTTCACTTTTGAGGGCTGACAAACTTCATCAATATACCAACCCAGGTGTTCAGGTTGCATCCCTTGTGACGCTTTTAAATTGTTTCACTTATCAgccaaagaaaagagagagcagACACAGACAAcacaagagaaggaaaagacaTGGAAACTGAAGACTAAAAATCTAAAACAGACATAAAGAGCTACAAAGAAACCGGACATTTTAACAGATATAGAAGATCAGCAAATTGATTATTCATCTTCAAAACTTCAGTCAGAAGCATCTGAAGAACCCCTAATTCCCTATAGTGGAGTTTATCACCTGTTCATATCAACATTAAGGCATACAGTTGACAATAAGTTTTGTACAGTGAATTGTAATACTTGAGCAATAATAGCATCTAGGGTAGATGATATTGCTCCTATAGACCTAAGGTCGAAGGATGAAAAAACTGATCATGACCAACCAGTTATGAAAGATTCCCTTAAAGTCACATGAACAGAGTGAACAAGCACTGCCACCATGAACCATCCAAACCAGTACAACACGATTCTTTCAAAGGTAATGCTATATCTAAAAATTAGTTTTGTTTTCCTTATACTGGAAGTTTCAAGGTGACTGACCACTTCATGATACATAGCCAGCAGCATATACGTTGCTTCTTCACAATTTTCATGCTAGACAGAACCAAAGCAGAAGACCAACCCAAACAACTGCAAGGCTTACAGGCTATGCCAGGGCCCAAAACCAACTGTTAAATCTATCAGAAACGTAAATCTCAGAGAGAATGTAGATGATCACATAAATAATGTAACCAACCAAACCAGGAAGTACCTGCGCCCAGCCTCATCGAGATTCTCATAGGCAGAGGCAGAGTGTGGATTACTTATTTCACCAAGAAGATCTATTATTGCAAGAAGCTGcatcttctcttcatttttcaaagcTACTGCCTTGTATAACTTCTCAATAGGTTCAACAAAACCACTGAGTTCAGATTTCGTTGGATGTGAACTAAGCATCCCCCTGGATCCATAAAACTCGGAACTGGAAGCAAACTGGGTGAAGCCTCGATCAAATTCCAAAGAAGATGTGGTTGAATTAGAACCTCTGCTCCACCGAAATCTCTCATCGTCAGTTGAAGTTTTCGAGAAAATCCCTTCGTAATAACTTGATAGAAGGATATGTGGAACAATACAACTAGACTCTGCAGAGTCACAATTACTCTCAGAAGAACAATTTGACACAAGATATTCAACAAGATGCCTCACAGATACGTACGCACGTTTCCAGTTCCCTAGACACACAGAGCATACATGCTTAAGTAACAGAAAATCAACAGTTTCAGTAAAAATTGAACAAACACTACAGTCTGTAGAATGCTTTCTTTAATGAAATAATGAAACAGGAACTACTTTTGCAACTGAATAGAAGGCTGTGAATTCTCAGATTCAGCCATTTGCATTCAAAAACGGGCTTACATTTACACCCTCGGCAGGATTTTTCAACATTTATGTTGAGGAATTAGATTTTATGTAAAGGGACCATCCCCAAGCCACTTAAAAAAGAGAACATTAGTGGCAGATAGCATCCTATTATTCATAAAAGCTTCGAAAGGTATAAAAATGTTAAGGGGTTAGCTGTTGCTTGATTAAATTACTGATTCTGGAACTTGAAAAGAATGGACCCCTCTTAAAATAAGTGTACTAGCTCATGATACCTGAAAATATATTCATAAAAAGTGCACCAGGATGATATATAGGCAGTGAGCCCCTTAGCTTCTGTTCTACCTCTAGCATGCTCCATAAACCAAGCATGGTTCTCGCACCAAGTTTAAGTTCATGTTGTGCTATCAACAGACTGCACGACAAGTGATCGGTATTGCTTTCAAGAGGCCTGGACTTGCAGTCTGCATAGCTGTCTTCGACTGACAATTTTCCAAAAGCGTCAATCTTGCAGTGAGTGAATACAGCAGAAAGATTTTCCATACCAGTTCCATCGTAATAATCTAAGGGTTTGTCCGCGATTGATTTTGCATAGCATGTTGCATGATTTTTATTGTCTATAAGAAACATCCATTCACTAAATATACTAAAGAAATTTTCATGAACCACAATAGCTGTGGCTCTGGGACCCCAAAGGAAATCACAAATAGTAAATTCAGTATGGGCTACTGCAACACACAACCAAGTATCACTTTTCAAAGAGTTTCCAGGGTTCAACAAAATCTGACAACCAGAACGCCTTTGAGCATATACTAGCAACTTTTTCTGTGAGCTAACGCCAAGAAATAATTGACCATTTCCTAAAGACAACCAATTTAAAGCAACAACACCTTT carries:
- the LOC119984139 gene encoding uncharacterized protein LOC119984139 isoform X3, whose product is MAGTSSSSGNPIDPLDHLPLSLLGSEVVPPAPNLSYPDAIDWLPDFAGYSWVAYGASSLLVISHFPSPSSSNETLVGPILRQVLELSSENSSLVTGVSWSPATPSTGELAAASRNCIFIFSHDSASSGGKGSFCWSQNAVLVQSTSVQAIKWTGSGDGVIAGGIEVVLWKRRNKSWEIAWKFKRDQPQNLVSATWSIEGPCATAGCPSISHEGHCGSNSNESVLVCYSDGKPEYATAELHHPQPVSMIQWRPSMRIHSEKDVKNFARHVLLTCCLDGSVRLWTEMDSGKAREPSRDYADHEIVQRSFCVAATIEINHALNCTLGTDVFLNWATEIGGIFKNTDGANKVFPASGYEHDKMDRCEWLIGFGPKMLVTFWAIHYLDDLSPVRFPQVTLWKRLDLQDLNMGHIHRTEFSDFKRKLLLSKVVISRNYLSGPPNMCSLIHLLPCNSLYWSQLYTQPSNDTRDTSVSDSGTSNFSLCSQGGLLNIGGHTGKILQVSLHPNICEVELAVSLDSSGLVLFWSLSTIPNCTMGQITLVPRWKLCGNLSTQDSCLPYTSLRWAPSISGEDRVLLMGHIGGIDCFVVKISRSEEDVLCHYICTIPFTGHGPYEDGPTNIFTIPLPSTCNKTFRFNKFMLLSVWEKGFNALSWELMLHSYDTVTNCSECSNFSKNISGECRISEFESTFGGKRYCLGILCCSSQLPEPHIQDHITSFAVLSPGNLTCIKTNTDFMKDLISNEPAYVMATGCFDGSLKLWRSNSTGSSTLHVPWELVGKFVAHQGPVSAICLTDCGRKIATICTEGSPDRVSSLRIWDSVHLTLAGSFRLEDTLPVSKGVVALNWLSLGNGQLFLGVSSQKKLLVYAQRRSGCQILLNPGNSLKSDTWLCVAVAHTEFTICDFLWGPRATAIVVHENFFSIFSEWMFLIDNKNHATCYAKSIADKPLDYYDGTGMENLSAVFTHCKIDAFGKLSVEDSYADCKSRPLESNTDHLSCSLLIAQHELKLGARTMLGLWSMLEVEQKLRGSLPIYHPGALFMNIFSGNWKRAYVSVRHLVEYLVSNCSSESNCDSAESSCIVPHILLSSYYEGIFSKTSTDDERFRWSRGSNSTTSSLEFDRGFTQFASSSEFYGSRGMLSSHPTKSELSGFVEPIEKLYKAVALKNEEKMQLLAIIDLLGEISNPHSASAYENLDEAGRRFWVALRFQQLYSFRSFEKVVSTEELVVDSALIGWAFHSDCQETLFDAFLPSEPSWQQMRALGVGYWFTNVTQLRTRMEKLARLQYLKRKDPKECALLYIALNRLQVLTGLFKISRDEKDKPLVGFLTRNFQDDKNKAAALKNAYVLMGRHQFQLAIAFFLLAGDTSSAISVCAKNLKDEQLAVVICRLIEGPGGPSEHHFLTKFMIPSAIERGDNWLVSLLEWVLGNYFKSFLSMLGLQESIIDLSAISANHVAFMDPSIGLYCLTLVTKNCMRNAIGERNAVIFGRWANLMIASALNRCGLPLEALESLSTSSSTLGNTDQGSVSDAEAHQTLPETPNISASNSFNWLSCDVALHLESHAKLDLAVQYLSELMREHPSFPDPDVGPAGAKSYSLDYDIYQLVTENFRHKLFTAVAEIERKFSLASSSLLRMILVWLCHKGLSVIGYDLLVEYISEDPSQAKSHRVSFLYPLLRKPLLKATEDISLLFSRFIVACGVSSLQLKPCYTENDVPCGVRNPCIDSSGLCVRGVRLSLQSLRAALMIFSGYMTEDVITKPLVILDLFEYYLEFASAWLHRNPKSLFLVVEPILITFTNGHTPYEVDMVNLRQLLLQIPELGRDLSIDDVRKGLPVLESIPDKKCGDVVHSISEDEKWHVIGVCLWQHMYNFLNHQLQLMSIKFEDGFFASATHGKCSPWASGPSSFESDCASIEEETKFCCLILAKLLKTSLELISYYHVKRLALILHQKVENGLNISILQWLGGSNTKLCHQPINQGTPTVDVRINNDDLQVFDILWDKCADPNLISKGFEQEKINTSHFFSHKSIRSWIDIYKSITEQHGVEKIYDHQLNHSSSPASGEVESSVKGLFRNALSFLNFWQKDTTPSNGLCYFQNPKEICKRNGELLEAICVNSIDQRQAAVASNRKGIIFFNWDDGMPFRDQSDYIWSDTDWPLNGWPGTESTPVPTFASPGIDLGNKKGAHLGLGGATTGGGTLASVGRNLTSSGAVEIPGYVGVSASGLGWQIQEDFKEFLDRPATVENISTRAFSSHPLRPFFLVGSINTHVYLWEFGKDKATATYGVLPAANVPPPYALASISALQFDLCGHRFATAAIDGTVSTWHLEVGGRSNIRPTASSLCFNSHALWCQVHFCV